Proteins encoded in a region of the Paenibacillus sp. W2I17 genome:
- a CDS encoding N-acetyltransferase → MKLSPMNQEDYASFRIRSIKDFAEEKVEAGTWAEEEAQQLAEESYERYLPEGLNTPGAYLYNLVHPVDGNVGYIWFNITDNRRGKDAFLLDIVVEEAHRGKGYGTETMQALEQTALSLGVDRIGLHVFGHNVRASSLYRKMGYEVTDLTMYKEIRG, encoded by the coding sequence TTGAAACTTTCTCCAATGAATCAGGAAGATTATGCGAGTTTTCGCATTCGATCGATTAAGGATTTTGCAGAAGAAAAAGTAGAAGCAGGTACCTGGGCGGAGGAAGAGGCACAGCAACTGGCGGAGGAATCTTATGAACGTTATCTGCCAGAAGGCTTGAACACACCCGGAGCGTATCTCTACAATCTGGTGCATCCTGTGGACGGCAATGTAGGGTATATCTGGTTTAATATCACGGATAATCGTCGCGGGAAAGATGCTTTTTTGCTGGATATTGTGGTTGAAGAGGCGCACCGTGGTAAGGGATACGGAACAGAGACGATGCAGGCGCTTGAACAGACGGCCTTGAGTCTTGGCGTGGATCGCATTGGTTTGCATGTGTTCGGACATAATGTGCGGGCGAGCAGCCTGTATCGCAAGATGGGATATGAGGTAACGGACCTGACGATGTACAAGGAAATCAGAGGGTAA
- the ychF gene encoding redox-regulated ATPase YchF: MALKAGIVGLPNVGKSTLFNAITQAGAESANYPFCTIDPNVGIVEVPDERLDKLTELVVPKKTVPTAFEFVDIAGLVRGASKGEGLGNKFLAHIREVDAIVHVVRCFVDENITHVDGKIDPVSDIQTINLELILADIESVEKKIDRSKKNMKGGNKTASQEVEVLERVKAVLYDDKPARSMELTDDELLIVRDLHLLTLKPVLYAANVAEDEIGDVANNAYVQKVREFAAAENAEVVPISAKVEEEISELEGEDKQMFLEELGIEDSGLNLLIKAAYKLLGLYTYFTAGVQEVRAWTIRKGTKAPGAAGVIHTDFERGFIRAEVVSYDDLVAAGSMNGAKERGQLRLEGKEYVVNDGDVMHFRFNV, encoded by the coding sequence ATGGCTTTGAAAGCAGGAATTGTAGGGCTTCCGAACGTCGGAAAATCTACGTTGTTTAACGCAATTACACAAGCAGGTGCCGAATCGGCAAACTATCCGTTCTGTACAATTGACCCTAACGTAGGGATCGTTGAAGTACCCGATGAGCGTTTGGACAAACTGACAGAACTCGTTGTACCTAAGAAAACAGTACCAACGGCGTTTGAGTTTGTAGATATCGCTGGTCTTGTTCGCGGTGCGAGCAAAGGTGAAGGTCTCGGTAACAAGTTCCTTGCCCACATTCGTGAGGTAGATGCGATTGTACACGTGGTACGTTGCTTTGTAGATGAGAACATTACACACGTCGATGGCAAAATTGACCCGGTAAGCGACATCCAGACAATCAATCTGGAGCTGATCCTGGCCGATATCGAGAGTGTTGAGAAGAAAATCGATCGCTCCAAGAAAAACATGAAGGGCGGCAACAAGACTGCCTCTCAAGAAGTAGAAGTATTGGAGAGAGTGAAGGCTGTTCTGTACGATGACAAGCCGGCACGCAGTATGGAACTTACGGATGATGAGCTTCTGATCGTGCGCGATCTGCACTTGCTTACCCTGAAGCCTGTTCTGTATGCAGCCAATGTAGCTGAGGATGAAATCGGCGATGTGGCGAATAATGCATACGTTCAAAAAGTAAGAGAATTCGCAGCTGCTGAGAACGCAGAAGTGGTGCCAATCAGTGCAAAGGTTGAAGAAGAGATTTCTGAGCTGGAAGGCGAAGATAAACAAATGTTCCTGGAAGAACTCGGTATCGAGGATTCCGGTCTGAACCTGTTGATCAAAGCGGCTTACAAATTGCTCGGTCTGTACACATACTTCACAGCAGGTGTACAGGAAGTTCGTGCGTGGACAATCCGTAAAGGTACCAAAGCGCCTGGCGCAGCGGGTGTCATTCACACTGACTTCGAACGTGGATTCATCCGTGCAGAAGTTGTTTCCTACGACGATCTGGTTGCAGCGGGTTCCATGAACGGTGCCAAAGAGCGCGGACAACTTCGTCTTGAAGGTAAAGAGTACGTTGTAAATGACGGCGACGTTATGCACTTCCGTTTCAACGTATAG
- the prfA gene encoding peptide chain release factor 1: MLDKLQALADRYDKLSELLCDPDVASDNKKLREYSKEQSDLQPTYEAYNEYKQVSQDLEAAKEMQGEKLDDEMREMVKMEIDELSTRQKELDELIRVLMLPKDPNDDKNVIVEIRGAAGGDEAALFAADLYRMYTRYADAQGWRVELMDVNTNDLGGFKEVVFLINGRGAYSKMKYESGAHRVQRIPTTESGGRIHTSTSTVAVMPEAEDFDIEIHDKDIRVDTFCSSGAGGQSVNTTKSAVRVTHVPTGIVATCQDGKSQNSNKEKALQVLRTRIFDMKRMEEEAKISVERKSKVGTGDRSERIRTYNFPQSRVTDHRIGLTMHKLDQIMNGEIEDILSALTIAQQTELMDRGE, from the coding sequence ATGTTGGATAAATTACAGGCGTTAGCCGACCGTTATGACAAGTTGAGTGAGCTTTTGTGTGACCCGGATGTGGCAAGTGACAACAAAAAGTTGCGGGAATATTCCAAAGAACAATCTGATCTGCAACCGACTTATGAAGCGTACAATGAATACAAACAGGTAAGTCAGGATCTCGAAGCTGCAAAGGAAATGCAGGGTGAGAAACTGGATGATGAGATGCGCGAAATGGTCAAAATGGAAATTGACGAATTGAGCACTCGCCAGAAGGAACTGGACGAATTGATTCGTGTACTCATGTTGCCAAAAGATCCGAATGATGACAAAAACGTTATTGTTGAGATTCGCGGAGCAGCTGGTGGAGATGAAGCAGCGTTGTTTGCAGCAGATCTGTACCGGATGTACACACGTTATGCAGATGCACAAGGCTGGCGTGTAGAGCTGATGGACGTTAATACAAATGATCTCGGTGGATTCAAAGAGGTTGTTTTCCTGATCAACGGACGCGGTGCTTATAGCAAAATGAAATACGAAAGTGGCGCACACCGTGTGCAACGTATTCCAACAACTGAGTCAGGCGGACGTATTCATACGTCAACTTCAACGGTTGCGGTTATGCCTGAAGCCGAAGATTTTGATATTGAAATTCATGATAAAGACATCCGTGTTGATACGTTCTGTTCCAGTGGTGCAGGTGGACAATCGGTTAATACGACGAAATCCGCAGTACGGGTAACGCACGTTCCAACGGGAATCGTGGCGACATGTCAGGATGGAAAATCACAGAACTCCAACAAGGAAAAAGCGTTGCAAGTTCTGCGTACACGTATCTTTGATATGAAACGTATGGAAGAGGAAGCAAAGATCTCTGTTGAGCGGAAGAGCAAAGTGGGAACGGGCGACCGTAGTGAGCGTATTCGTACGTACAATTTCCCGCAAAGCCGTGTGACGGATCACCGCATCGGCCTGACGATGCACAAGCTGGATCAGATCATGAACGGGGAGATTGAAGATATCTTGTCTGCACTGACAATTGCTCAGCAGACCGAGTTGATGGATAGAGGAGAATAA
- the prmC gene encoding peptide chain release factor N(5)-glutamine methyltransferase yields the protein MTPEQSCREAFVEASSFLEKCGVYEPQNNARLLLEHVLGVYGAAYYMMQPEPFPSEHRSCWEDAVTRKAAGEPAQYIIGSQEFYGLPFEVTPAVLIPRPETELLVEAVLREADRVFPDGAPLAVDIGTGSGAIAVTMASLRPRWQVGAGDLSAAALQVAARNAAANGVQIDFREGDLLAPFAGARVDILVSNPPYIPAADIAGLQQEVRDHEPRMALDGGPDGLAPYRIMLEQLALLPAPPQIIGFELGQGQARDIAALLETAGHWPEIIIVPDLAGIERHVLGVRTSEQVTKM from the coding sequence ATGACGCCGGAACAGAGCTGTCGGGAAGCCTTCGTGGAGGCTTCCTCTTTTTTGGAGAAGTGCGGCGTGTACGAGCCGCAAAACAATGCCCGGCTGCTGTTGGAACATGTACTCGGCGTTTATGGCGCCGCGTATTACATGATGCAGCCGGAGCCTTTTCCCAGCGAGCATCGCAGCTGCTGGGAGGACGCCGTCACGCGCAAGGCTGCGGGTGAGCCGGCGCAATACATTATCGGCAGCCAGGAATTCTATGGGCTGCCGTTCGAGGTCACGCCGGCCGTGCTGATTCCACGGCCGGAGACCGAGCTGTTGGTCGAGGCTGTGCTGCGCGAAGCCGACCGCGTGTTTCCCGACGGCGCTCCGCTCGCCGTCGATATCGGCACGGGCAGTGGCGCCATCGCGGTGACGATGGCTTCACTGCGCCCGCGCTGGCAGGTTGGCGCCGGGGATCTCTCGGCGGCTGCCCTGCAAGTGGCCGCGCGGAACGCGGCCGCGAACGGGGTACAGATCGACTTCCGTGAAGGCGATCTCCTGGCCCCGTTCGCCGGGGCACGGGTGGACATCCTTGTGTCCAACCCGCCATACATCCCGGCGGCTGATATCGCCGGGTTACAGCAAGAGGTGCGCGATCATGAGCCGCGCATGGCATTGGACGGCGGTCCGGACGGGCTTGCACCGTACCGTATCATGCTGGAGCAGTTGGCGCTGTTGCCTGCGCCGCCGCAGATCATTGGTTTTGAGCTGGGCCAAGGGCAGGCTCGCGACATCGCAGCTTTGCTTGAAACGGCGGGACATTGGCCGGAAATTATCATTGTACCGGACCTTGCCGGAATCGAGCGGCATGTCCTGGGTGTTCGTACTTCGGAACAGGTGACGAAAATGTAA
- a CDS encoding FtsW/RodA/SpoVE family cell cycle protein, whose amino-acid sequence MLHKFKKIDYSIVFILVILMGISILSIYSTTFGRPKLEGLPKSAVIFYILGFVVFFGMSMINYKFIIKNYLYIYGVGMLLLIFVMFFGKEYYGAKGWLSIFGVSLQPAELFKLCLIVFLSAFLARKKNRPLYFGRDVIPISLCVLPPLLLVLLQNDLGNALSYVVILVGLLWIGNIKFTHALIGFMIAVAAFIGGTQAYIHYHDEIVKFLNDIGRSHWADRFDPWLVPELTSRDVLWQTYNAKLAIGSGGITGKGYMEGTTIQSNRVPLAYADSIFVQIGEEFGFIGASVLLLLYFILIHRLVLIALECKDRAGPYLIVGIIAMLLYQIFVNIGPFIGLMPLTGITLPFISSGGTSIMINMISMGLVMSIKVHTEENEDILGSAEQPSITDLVRKLLRRKPSQQEQ is encoded by the coding sequence ATGCTGCACAAATTTAAAAAAATAGACTATTCTATTGTCTTTATACTCGTTATTCTGATGGGTATCAGTATTTTATCGATTTACAGTACAACGTTTGGTCGTCCAAAGCTGGAGGGACTCCCGAAAAGCGCAGTGATCTTTTATATTTTGGGTTTCGTAGTCTTTTTTGGGATGTCGATGATCAACTATAAATTCATAATCAAAAATTATTTATATATCTATGGCGTGGGGATGCTCCTGCTCATATTCGTTATGTTCTTTGGTAAGGAGTATTATGGTGCAAAAGGTTGGCTGTCCATCTTCGGGGTCAGTTTGCAGCCTGCTGAATTGTTCAAGTTATGCCTGATTGTGTTTTTATCGGCCTTTTTGGCCCGAAAGAAGAACCGTCCGCTCTATTTTGGACGTGACGTTATTCCGATTTCGCTCTGTGTTCTGCCGCCGTTACTACTCGTATTGCTTCAAAATGACTTGGGAAATGCATTAAGCTATGTAGTCATTCTTGTGGGCTTACTGTGGATTGGTAACATTAAATTTACGCATGCCCTCATTGGCTTTATGATCGCAGTGGCTGCTTTTATCGGTGGTACACAGGCGTATATTCATTACCATGATGAGATTGTTAAATTTCTGAATGACATTGGACGTTCGCACTGGGCGGATCGTTTTGACCCTTGGCTTGTACCAGAGCTGACCTCAAGAGATGTACTCTGGCAGACGTATAATGCAAAGCTTGCGATTGGTTCTGGTGGGATTACAGGCAAAGGTTATATGGAAGGCACAACGATTCAGTCGAATCGGGTGCCGCTGGCCTACGCTGACTCCATCTTTGTGCAGATTGGGGAAGAATTTGGTTTCATCGGTGCCTCGGTACTGCTTCTCCTGTACTTTATCCTGATTCACAGGCTGGTGCTGATTGCACTGGAGTGTAAGGATCGCGCGGGGCCTTATCTCATTGTTGGGATCATAGCGATGCTGCTTTACCAGATCTTTGTTAATATTGGTCCATTCATTGGTCTGATGCCGTTGACAGGAATTACGCTGCCGTTTATCAGTTCGGGTGGTACCTCCATTATGATCAACATGATTAGCATGGGTCTTGTAATGAGTATTAAGGTCCATACGGAAGAGAATGAGGATATTCTTGGCTCTGCGGAACAACCGAGTATTACGGATCTGGTGAGGAAATTGCTAAGACGCAAGCCATCCCAGCAGGAGCAATAA
- a CDS encoding FtsW/RodA/SpoVE family cell cycle protein: MLRMLKKMDGVILFVMLLLMIISVFAIYSGTQTDANLANHHVKTMYFYVAGFIAVLVIGLVNYKLYVKYAFYLYGLGIILLILANVLGSSINNANGWLKLGENFSFQPAELFKMILILFLAHLIVKRQRGTLKFWRDIVPIGCWAFIPFALVMAQNDLGNALGYVVILAAVFWIGNMRLKHALIALAIVGVAFFGFVKAYTFYHDEVLTFLEKIKREHWAERIDPWLVPEKATSKASWHTKNAGLAIGSGGIIGKGYLQGTSVQSGRVPYTYSDSIFVVIAEEFGFVGASVLILLYFILIHRMVLIALACRDRAGPVIIVGIIGMLLYQVFENVGAFLGLMPLTGITLPFISYGGTSLLINMACIGVVMSIKLYGQEEEDELLMGEQQPRLSERLWNMLKKEKSAV; encoded by the coding sequence ATGTTGAGAATGTTGAAAAAGATGGACGGTGTTATTCTTTTTGTAATGCTGTTGCTCATGATTATTAGTGTATTTGCGATTTATAGCGGAACGCAGACAGATGCCAACTTGGCGAATCATCATGTCAAAACGATGTATTTCTATGTGGCTGGGTTCATTGCGGTGCTTGTGATCGGGCTTGTGAATTACAAGTTATACGTGAAATATGCGTTTTATTTGTATGGCTTGGGGATCATACTACTGATCCTGGCCAATGTCCTGGGAAGTTCAATCAATAACGCCAACGGTTGGCTGAAGCTGGGCGAAAACTTTTCTTTTCAACCGGCAGAGTTGTTCAAGATGATTCTGATTTTGTTCCTCGCCCATTTGATCGTGAAGAGACAACGAGGCACGCTGAAATTTTGGAGAGACATTGTGCCGATTGGCTGTTGGGCGTTTATTCCGTTTGCCCTTGTTATGGCTCAGAATGATTTGGGGAATGCGCTGGGGTATGTGGTGATTTTGGCTGCGGTATTCTGGATCGGAAATATGAGGCTGAAGCACGCATTGATTGCACTGGCGATCGTGGGGGTAGCGTTCTTTGGTTTTGTCAAAGCCTATACCTTCTACCATGATGAAGTACTCACTTTTCTTGAGAAGATAAAACGTGAGCATTGGGCGGAGCGAATTGATCCTTGGCTTGTACCGGAAAAAGCTACCTCCAAAGCTTCCTGGCATACGAAAAATGCAGGTTTAGCCATCGGTTCAGGGGGCATCATCGGCAAAGGTTATTTGCAAGGAACATCCGTTCAGAGTGGACGAGTCCCCTATACGTATTCTGATTCCATTTTTGTTGTGATCGCAGAGGAGTTTGGCTTTGTTGGTGCATCCGTACTGATTCTGTTGTACTTTATCCTGATCCACCGCATGGTGCTGATTGCTCTGGCATGTAGAGATCGCGCGGGACCCGTCATCATTGTAGGTATTATCGGAATGTTGTTGTATCAGGTGTTTGAGAACGTGGGGGCGTTCCTCGGACTGATGCCACTCACAGGTATTACGTTACCGTTCATCAGTTACGGCGGCACCTCTTTGCTTATTAATATGGCTTGCATCGGTGTAGTCATGAGCATTAAGTTGTACGGGCAAGAAGAGGAGGATGAACTTCTGATGGGAGAGCAGCAACCCCGGTTGTCGGAACGTTTATGGAATATGCTCAAGAAAGAAAAAAGTGCTGTGTAA
- the spoIIR gene encoding stage II sporulation protein R gives MSRRIVKQIGLIIVCLMMIIMMWEGQKTDAAVAATAIPEQSIRLRILANSDAPGDQLVKREIRDAVVAQMGEWVAELENPQSLDEARKVIREHLSEIENRVGEELASRGLNYEYQVELGSVPFPTKLYGGTVYPAGDYEAVRITLGEGKGQNWWCVLFPPLCFIDAGTGDALAKPSTVSAAAAEPGDAEASVQGDTPEARFFLWDMAVKLWSWVTGLFA, from the coding sequence ATGAGCAGAAGAATTGTAAAGCAAATTGGACTTATTATTGTATGTCTTATGATGATTATCATGATGTGGGAAGGTCAGAAAACGGATGCAGCTGTGGCGGCCACAGCAATTCCGGAACAATCGATTCGCTTGCGTATTCTAGCAAACTCGGATGCACCGGGAGATCAATTGGTGAAACGCGAGATTCGGGATGCTGTCGTTGCTCAGATGGGCGAGTGGGTAGCCGAACTGGAGAATCCGCAAAGTCTGGATGAAGCGCGCAAGGTTATTCGTGAGCATTTGTCCGAGATTGAGAATAGAGTAGGAGAAGAGTTGGCCAGTCGCGGTTTAAATTATGAGTATCAGGTGGAGCTGGGTTCCGTTCCGTTCCCGACCAAACTATATGGTGGCACTGTGTATCCTGCCGGAGATTATGAAGCGGTTCGGATTACGCTGGGCGAAGGAAAAGGTCAGAACTGGTGGTGTGTGTTGTTCCCGCCGTTGTGTTTCATTGATGCAGGGACCGGGGATGCACTGGCGAAACCTTCAACGGTATCAGCCGCAGCGGCTGAACCAGGAGATGCAGAAGCATCTGTGCAGGGAGACACACCGGAAGCGAGATTCTTTCTGTGGGATATGGCTGTGAAACTGTGGAGTTGGGTAACTGGATTATTCGCATAA
- a CDS encoding L-threonylcarbamoyladenylate synthase — protein MKAPGELVTEMWDVRVLVSAENDHGLGNIEMLDVKKGSADQQALADLQTAAACIRQGQTVAFPTETVYGLGADARSTAAVEAVFVAKGRPSDNPLIVHIAHRDQLDTLVTEVNETAEALMAAFWPGPLTLVLPVRPGAVSPRVTAGLDTVAVRMPDHPVALQLIAAAACPVAAPSANRSGRPSPTLASHVREDLDGRIGGIVDGGPTGVGVESTVVQVGDDGTVTILRPGGITAEQLSAVAARVATDPALLAEGADGVGSPAPRSPGMKYTHYAPAGALCVVEGPPAAVAAWISAALAEAAQRGERTAVLAFAEHAEQYRADAVFSLGDASELEEAARRLYAALRSCDEQGATYIVAEACSREGLGAAVMNRLLKAAGNQLIQVGNQRPL, from the coding sequence ATGAAAGCTCCGGGAGAGCTGGTCACTGAGATGTGGGATGTACGCGTCTTGGTGAGCGCTGAGAACGATCACGGATTGGGTAATATTGAAATGTTGGATGTGAAAAAGGGGAGCGCCGATCAACAGGCGCTCGCCGATTTGCAGACTGCCGCAGCCTGCATTCGTCAAGGTCAGACGGTAGCCTTTCCGACCGAGACGGTCTATGGCCTGGGTGCTGATGCGCGTAGCACAGCAGCCGTGGAGGCTGTATTTGTCGCCAAAGGCCGACCTTCCGACAATCCACTGATTGTGCATATCGCGCACCGTGACCAGTTGGATACTCTGGTCACGGAAGTGAACGAAACGGCGGAAGCGCTGATGGCGGCCTTCTGGCCGGGACCACTGACGCTGGTGCTGCCGGTTAGGCCGGGGGCGGTGTCCCCACGTGTCACCGCCGGTCTGGACACGGTGGCCGTGCGCATGCCGGACCATCCGGTGGCCTTGCAGTTGATCGCGGCGGCGGCATGCCCTGTGGCTGCGCCAAGCGCCAACCGTTCCGGGCGGCCAAGCCCGACACTCGCGTCTCATGTGCGCGAGGATCTGGATGGCCGCATCGGCGGCATCGTGGACGGCGGCCCCACCGGGGTGGGCGTCGAGTCCACGGTTGTGCAGGTCGGTGACGACGGTACCGTCACCATTCTGCGTCCTGGCGGCATTACGGCGGAACAACTGTCCGCCGTTGCCGCCCGTGTCGCCACGGACCCCGCGCTACTCGCGGAGGGGGCCGATGGCGTGGGCAGCCCGGCGCCGCGCTCGCCGGGCATGAAGTACACGCACTACGCACCCGCAGGGGCGCTGTGCGTGGTAGAGGGGCCGCCCGCAGCGGTGGCGGCCTGGATCAGCGCCGCCCTTGCAGAGGCGGCGCAGCGCGGAGAGCGCACTGCGGTGCTGGCGTTCGCCGAGCACGCGGAGCAGTACCGCGCCGATGCCGTGTTCTCGCTGGGTGACGCCAGCGAGCTGGAAGAAGCAGCGCGCCGGCTATACGCCGCGCTGCGTAGCTGCGATGAGCAAGGCGCCACATATATTGTGGCTGAAGCCTGCTCACGCGAAGGGCTGGGAGCAGCCGTCATGAATCGGCTGCTCAAGGCTGCGGGGAACCAACTCATACAAGTTGGCAACCAGCGCCCCTTATAA
- a CDS encoding manganese efflux pump MntP family protein: MWDVSAHVGQLVTILIMAVALGLDAFSLGIGIGMKGIRLRDVLRISIVTALFHIIMPLIGMYMGKYVSSLLGDITTYAAGGLLVLLGAHMILNAFREGDTKLVDHRSLLGVVLFSLSVSVDSFSVGVSLGMFSSDLILTVLAFGVCGGVMSVMGLLLGRRVSQNLGDYGEAIGGAILLAFGLLFIF; this comes from the coding sequence ATGTGGGATGTGTCTGCCCATGTGGGGCAGTTGGTAACCATTTTGATCATGGCTGTTGCGCTTGGCCTCGATGCGTTCTCACTCGGGATCGGAATTGGCATGAAGGGCATTCGGCTGCGGGATGTATTGCGAATCAGTATTGTAACGGCTCTATTTCATATCATCATGCCGCTCATCGGCATGTATATGGGCAAATACGTCAGCTCCCTGCTCGGTGACATTACGACGTATGCGGCAGGTGGATTGCTTGTTTTGCTGGGTGCTCATATGATTCTGAATGCATTCCGTGAAGGCGATACAAAGCTGGTGGACCACCGTTCCCTGCTCGGCGTTGTGTTGTTCTCCCTCAGCGTAAGTGTGGATTCGTTCTCCGTTGGCGTTTCCTTAGGGATGTTTAGCAGTGATCTGATCTTGACCGTACTTGCTTTCGGTGTTTGTGGCGGGGTGATGTCGGTTATGGGGCTGCTATTAGGCCGTCGGGTGAGCCAGAATCTTGGGGATTACGGCGAAGCTATTGGTGGCGCAATCTTGCTTGCGTTTGGACTTTTGTTTATATTTTAG
- a CDS encoding low molecular weight protein arginine phosphatase gives MKHILFVCTGNTCRSPMAEGLLRKLASERGIQVEVRSAGVAATSGMPISRHAEAVLRDHNVEGPPHSTQLSSNLVGWADLVLTLTRSHKQHVMQVFPDSVHKTYTLKEYVEDDEQVLSDVQELDSLFATLEMKRALGQEILASERERAIEIRQRIPSFDISDPFGGSRDDYNIAAAEIRTALDRLLDKLG, from the coding sequence ATGAAACATATTTTATTCGTATGTACAGGAAATACGTGCCGCAGCCCCATGGCAGAGGGGCTTTTGCGAAAACTGGCATCGGAGCGCGGCATTCAGGTAGAGGTTCGCTCCGCAGGTGTGGCAGCAACGTCGGGTATGCCGATTTCCCGACATGCTGAAGCGGTTTTGAGAGATCATAACGTTGAAGGTCCACCTCATTCCACACAGCTTAGCTCTAATTTGGTAGGTTGGGCCGATCTGGTTCTTACATTAACACGGAGTCATAAGCAGCATGTCATGCAGGTTTTTCCCGATTCAGTCCACAAAACTTATACATTGAAAGAATATGTGGAGGATGATGAACAGGTATTAAGTGATGTTCAGGAGTTGGACAGCCTGTTTGCAACGCTTGAGATGAAACGTGCCCTTGGGCAAGAGATCCTGGCATCGGAGCGTGAGCGAGCCATTGAGATTAGACAACGAATTCCAAGTTTCGACATCTCCGATCCGTTTGGGGGAAGTCGTGATGATTACAATATAGCTGCAGCTGAGATTCGGACGGCATTGGACCGGCTTTTGGATAAGTTGGGTTAA
- a CDS encoding TIGR01440 family protein, protein MTIELDSEQPGLQEQTSSILHELALAGQLGPGQIVVIGTSTSEVAGARIGTSGAIEVAQQLLAGIREVQEEFGFDTVFQCCEHLNRALVMERSVLTRLGLTEVGAVPVPKAGGSMASAAYRSLNDPCLAEHVQAHAGLDIGETMIGMHLRHVAVPYRTALRYVGDARVTTALTRPKLIGGERAVYRMEEQPDSTFCD, encoded by the coding sequence ATGACTATAGAGTTAGATTCGGAACAACCCGGATTGCAGGAACAGACCTCGTCTATTCTGCATGAACTGGCGCTTGCCGGACAGCTTGGGCCTGGACAGATCGTTGTGATCGGTACAAGCACAAGTGAAGTCGCAGGCGCTCGGATTGGTACGAGTGGTGCCATTGAAGTGGCGCAGCAGCTACTTGCGGGTATACGCGAGGTGCAGGAGGAATTCGGTTTTGACACGGTATTCCAATGTTGTGAGCATCTGAACCGTGCGCTGGTAATGGAACGTTCTGTGCTTACTCGTCTTGGATTGACCGAGGTTGGTGCAGTACCCGTGCCCAAGGCCGGAGGTTCAATGGCATCCGCAGCATATCGTTCGCTGAACGATCCATGCCTGGCTGAACATGTGCAGGCCCATGCGGGACTGGACATTGGGGAGACGATGATTGGGATGCATCTCCGGCATGTAGCCGTACCCTATCGTACAGCGCTCCGCTATGTTGGAGATGCTCGTGTAACCACAGCGTTGACCCGTCCGAAGTTGATTGGCGGCGAACGCGCGGTGTATCGTATGGAAGAACAACCAGATTCGACATTTTGTGACTAA